Proteins from a single region of Pseudomonas fulva:
- a CDS encoding RnfABCDGE type electron transport complex subunit B yields the protein MSSAQRIAAIDALLPQTQCGKCGHPGCLPYAEGIAAGEAINKCPPGGTATLRALADLLQVPELPLALPATPAQVAVIREAECIGCTKCIQACPVDAIVGAAKLMHTVITDECTGCELCIAPCPVDCIDLISLPPAEAAVQRARADQFRTRHQHRQARLARHDARRRAARPVRPAPLETPAAAPRQPAVAPSLKQAKIDAAMSRAQLQKALKAFGDNPDDGQRQQLASLQQAAERDQQRLTALQTMPAQEAPSLGEQALKQAKIDLASHRMALKAGERRGLDEQALAPLRSAYAAAQEALHLAEERCGKPAPARVLVDKAGLSAPLRQLKTDLAYARAELSKLQRSEPADSTKIRDAQTRLAEAERRLQAHTSAS from the coding sequence ATGAGCAGCGCGCAGCGCATCGCCGCCATCGACGCCCTGCTGCCGCAGACGCAATGCGGAAAGTGCGGCCACCCCGGCTGCCTGCCTTACGCCGAAGGCATCGCCGCGGGCGAGGCGATCAACAAGTGTCCACCCGGTGGCACCGCGACCCTTCGCGCCCTGGCCGATCTGCTGCAGGTGCCCGAACTGCCGCTGGCCTTGCCCGCCACGCCGGCCCAGGTGGCGGTGATTCGCGAGGCCGAGTGCATCGGCTGCACCAAATGCATCCAGGCCTGCCCGGTGGATGCCATCGTCGGCGCCGCCAAGCTGATGCACACGGTGATCACCGATGAATGCACGGGCTGCGAGCTGTGCATCGCCCCCTGCCCGGTGGACTGCATCGACCTGATCAGCTTGCCGCCGGCCGAAGCCGCCGTGCAACGCGCCCGGGCCGACCAGTTCCGCACCCGCCATCAGCATCGCCAGGCCCGCCTGGCGCGCCACGATGCCCGCCGCCGCGCGGCTCGCCCGGTACGCCCTGCACCGCTGGAAACGCCCGCCGCCGCGCCCCGGCAGCCCGCCGTGGCGCCCTCGCTGAAGCAGGCGAAGATCGATGCCGCCATGAGCCGTGCTCAGCTGCAAAAGGCCCTGAAGGCCTTTGGTGATAATCCGGATGACGGCCAGCGCCAGCAACTTGCCTCCCTGCAGCAGGCCGCCGAACGCGACCAGCAGCGTCTCACCGCGCTGCAGACAATGCCCGCACAGGAAGCGCCAAGCCTGGGCGAACAGGCCCTCAAGCAGGCCAAGATCGACCTGGCCAGCCACCGCATGGCCCTCAAGGCCGGTGAACGCCGCGGCCTCGACGAACAGGCCCTGGCGCCATTGCGCAGTGCCTATGCCGCCGCCCAGGAGGCTCTGCACCTGGCTGAAGAACGCTGCGGCAAGCCCGCGCCTGCCCGTGTGCTAGTCGACAAGGCTGGGCTCAGCGCACCGCTGCGCCAGTTGAAGACCGATCTGGCCTATGCCCGCGCCGAACTCAGCAAATTGCAGCGCAGCGAACCGGCTGACAGCACCAAGATACGCGATGCCCAAACGCGCCTGGCAGAGGCAGAACGCCGCCTGCAGGCGCACACCAGCGCCAGTTAG
- a CDS encoding PA3496 family putative envelope integrity protein, with translation MSNGKEDLELDDDFVSDETDSSEAPVEVAKTNLTKRRIIDNFLEERRLHKQLAEYDFDL, from the coding sequence ATGAGCAACGGCAAAGAAGACCTGGAACTGGACGACGACTTCGTCAGCGACGAAACGGACAGCAGCGAAGCCCCGGTGGAAGTGGCGAAAACCAACCTCACCAAGCGACGCATCATCGACAATTTCCTCGAGGAGCGACGCCTGCACAAGCAGCTGGCCGAGTACGACTTCGATCTGTAA
- a CDS encoding glycosyltransferase family 4 protein: protein MSTPPLFIALVSETYSPEINGVANTLGHLVNGLRARGHRLQLIRPRQHHDAPAANDDDLLLTRGWPLPGYRGLQWGQSARHKLLRLWRRQRPDVLYIATEGPLGLSALRAARRLRIPVISGFHTNFQQYTGHYGITLVTRLLTNYLRWFHNASRMTLVPSLSQRCELQRRGFERLELLARGVDAGLFNPARRSDELRRSWGLAEQDIAVLHVGRLAAEKNLDLLVSTFQALQRQSAGLNLRLVVVGDGPLRERLHKQLPDALFCGIQRGETLAQHYASGDIFLFPSLSETFGNVLLEAMASGLGVVAFDQAAAAQHVEDGHNGMLASADDQRTFIEAAGWLMENSENLRRVRLNARQHAARQSWSSIVEQFEQHLHAARLDGPVPSGGRTPALVIETKRAN from the coding sequence ATGAGCACTCCCCCGCTATTCATCGCCCTGGTCAGCGAGACCTACAGTCCGGAAATCAACGGCGTGGCCAATACCCTTGGCCACCTGGTCAACGGGCTGCGCGCACGCGGCCATCGCCTGCAGTTGATCCGCCCCCGGCAGCACCACGACGCCCCCGCCGCCAATGACGACGACCTGCTGCTCACCCGCGGCTGGCCACTGCCCGGCTACCGCGGCCTGCAGTGGGGCCAGTCGGCTCGTCACAAGTTGCTGCGCCTGTGGCGGCGTCAGCGCCCGGATGTGCTGTATATCGCCACCGAAGGTCCGCTGGGCCTGTCCGCCCTGCGCGCCGCGCGGCGCCTGCGGATACCGGTGATCAGCGGCTTTCACACCAACTTCCAGCAGTACACCGGGCATTACGGCATCACCCTGGTGACCCGCTTGCTGACCAACTACCTGCGCTGGTTCCACAACGCCTCGCGCATGACCCTGGTGCCCAGCCTCAGCCAGCGCTGCGAACTGCAGCGCCGCGGTTTCGAGCGCCTGGAACTGCTCGCCCGCGGTGTGGATGCCGGGCTGTTCAACCCGGCCCGGCGTAGCGATGAACTACGCCGCAGCTGGGGCCTGGCCGAGCAGGACATCGCCGTGCTGCATGTGGGTCGGCTGGCCGCGGAAAAGAACCTGGACCTGCTGGTCAGCACCTTTCAGGCGCTGCAGCGCCAGTCCGCCGGGCTGAACCTGAGGCTGGTGGTGGTCGGTGATGGCCCGCTGCGCGAGCGCCTCCACAAGCAACTGCCGGATGCCCTGTTCTGCGGCATCCAGCGCGGTGAAACCCTGGCGCAGCATTACGCCAGCGGCGATATCTTCCTGTTTCCGAGTCTTTCGGAAACCTTCGGCAACGTGCTGCTCGAGGCCATGGCCTCGGGGCTCGGCGTGGTCGCCTTCGATCAGGCCGCCGCCGCCCAGCATGTGGAGGATGGCCACAATGGCATGCTGGCCAGCGCCGACGATCAGCGCACCTTCATCGAGGCCGCGGGCTGGCTGATGGAGAACAGCGAGAACCTGCGCCGGGTTCGTCTCAATGCCCGTCAGCACGCCGCCAGGCAGAGCTGGTCGAGCATCGTCGAGCAGTTCGAGCAACACCTGCATGCCGCGCGGCTGGACGGCCCGGTACCGAGCGGCGGACGCACGCCAGCCCTGGTGATCGAGACCAAGCGCGCGAATTGA
- a CDS encoding glutathione peroxidase, whose translation MSAFHDLTLHALDGQELPLAPLKGKVVLVVNVASKCGLTPQYAGLERLQQTYADQGFSVLGVPCNQFAGQEPDDEAAIAQFCSLNYGVTFALSSKLEVNGSGRHPLYRLLAGEGAEFPGDITWNFEKFLVGQDGRVLARFSPRTAPDDPALIQAIEKALA comes from the coding sequence ATGAGCGCCTTTCACGACCTGACATTGCACGCATTGGACGGCCAGGAGCTGCCGCTGGCTCCGCTCAAAGGCAAGGTGGTGCTGGTGGTCAACGTCGCCTCCAAATGCGGGCTCACGCCGCAGTATGCGGGCCTGGAGCGCCTGCAGCAGACCTATGCGGATCAGGGCTTCAGCGTGCTGGGTGTGCCCTGCAACCAGTTCGCCGGGCAGGAGCCGGACGACGAGGCGGCCATCGCCCAGTTCTGCAGCCTGAACTACGGGGTGACCTTTGCGCTGAGCAGCAAGCTGGAGGTCAACGGCAGTGGTCGCCATCCGCTGTATCGCCTGCTGGCCGGTGAAGGCGCGGAGTTTCCCGGCGACATCACCTGGAACTTCGAGAAGTTTCTGGTCGGCCAGGATGGCCGCGTGCTCGCGCGTTTCTCGCCGCGTACCGCGCCGGATGATCCTGCCCTGATCCAGGCCATCGAGAAGGCCCTGGCCTGA
- a CDS encoding DUF3565 domain-containing protein — METALLAAICMGANLLLEENERESVTNGGGESDPSPDGRAASTVTLVGFEQDHDGHWVAALSCGHTQHLRHQPPWQNRPWVLDAAQRHAHIGTNFTCGWCVATLAPTPPDAKDS; from the coding sequence ATGGAAACGGCCTTGTTGGCGGCGATCTGCATGGGGGCGAACCTTTTGCTCGAGGAAAATGAACGTGAGAGTGTAACCAACGGCGGGGGTGAAAGCGACCCAAGCCCAGACGGGCGGGCCGCGTCGACGGTTACCCTGGTCGGTTTTGAGCAAGATCATGACGGCCACTGGGTCGCTGCCTTATCTTGTGGTCATACTCAACACCTGCGCCATCAGCCGCCCTGGCAAAATCGCCCCTGGGTGCTCGACGCGGCGCAGCGGCACGCGCATATCGGCACGAACTTCACCTGCGGCTGGTGTGTCGCAACACTGGCTCCAACGCCTCCCGATGCTAAGGACTCTTGA
- the nth gene encoding endonuclease III → MNAAKRLEIFRRLHEDNPEPKTELAYSTPFELLIAVILSAQATDVGVNKATAKLYPVANTPEAILALGVDGLSEYIKTIGLYNSKARNVIETCRILVEQHGSQVPETREALEALPGVGRKTANVVLNTAFRQLTMAVDTHIFRVSNRTGIAPGKNVVEVEKKLLKFVPRDYLLDAHHWLILHGRYVCQARKPRCGSCRIEDLCEYKAKTSDD, encoded by the coding sequence ATGAACGCCGCCAAGCGCCTTGAAATCTTCCGCCGTCTGCACGAAGACAACCCCGAGCCCAAGACCGAGCTGGCCTACAGCACGCCGTTCGAGCTGCTGATCGCGGTGATCCTCTCCGCCCAGGCCACCGACGTGGGCGTCAACAAGGCCACCGCCAAGCTCTACCCGGTGGCCAACACGCCGGAGGCGATCCTCGCCCTGGGCGTCGACGGCCTGAGCGAGTACATCAAGACCATCGGCCTGTATAACAGCAAGGCCCGAAATGTCATCGAGACCTGCCGGATTCTCGTCGAGCAGCACGGCAGCCAGGTGCCGGAAACCCGCGAGGCCCTGGAGGCGCTGCCCGGCGTAGGCCGCAAGACCGCCAACGTGGTGCTCAATACCGCCTTTCGCCAGCTGACCATGGCCGTGGACACGCACATTTTCCGGGTCAGCAACCGCACCGGCATCGCCCCCGGCAAGAACGTGGTGGAGGTCGAGAAGAAGCTGCTCAAGTTCGTGCCCAGGGATTATCTGCTCGACGCGCACCACTGGCTGATCCTCCATGGTCGCTACGTGTGCCAGGCCCGCAAGCCGCGCTGCGGCAGCTGCCGTATCGAGGACCTGTGCGAATACAAGGCGAAGACATCCGACGATTGA
- a CDS encoding acetate kinase, whose amino-acid sequence MPARNILVINCGSSSIKFALVDPDQQAFAISGLAERLGSADAVLHWQRDGIKHSQAIANDDHRAALAHLLQRVQEASGGQLNGIGHRVVHGGEHFTSAKRLDDDVIAAIRAVAPLAPLHNPAGLLGIEAALALYPELPQVAVFDTAFHQSLPEHAFRYAVPEQLYRDHGVRRYGFHGTSHRFVSARAAELTGLAAGDSAWLVAHLGNGCSTCAVLDGESRDTSMGLTPLEGLVMGTRSGDVDPNLHSHLARTLGWSLEQIDRMLNHDSGLLGLSGLSNDMRSLEQAREEGHAGATLAIEVFCYRLAKSLAAMSCALPRLDGLIFTGGIGENSPLIRSRTVAHLGLLGLKLDEAANARCLRGVSGPIHAPDHTRVLVVPTNEERQIALDTLALLD is encoded by the coding sequence ATGCCCGCACGCAATATTCTGGTGATCAATTGCGGTAGTTCCTCCATCAAGTTCGCCCTGGTCGACCCCGACCAGCAGGCGTTCGCCATCAGCGGTCTGGCCGAGCGTCTCGGCAGCGCCGACGCGGTATTGCACTGGCAACGCGATGGCATCAAGCACAGCCAGGCGATTGCAAACGATGATCACCGTGCAGCGCTCGCTCATCTGCTTCAGCGCGTGCAGGAAGCCAGCGGCGGCCAACTGAATGGCATCGGCCACCGGGTGGTACATGGCGGCGAGCACTTCACCAGCGCCAAGCGCCTGGACGACGACGTGATCGCCGCGATTCGCGCCGTCGCGCCCCTGGCGCCGCTGCACAACCCGGCCGGCCTGCTGGGCATCGAGGCGGCCCTGGCGCTGTACCCCGAGCTGCCCCAGGTGGCGGTGTTCGACACGGCCTTCCACCAGAGCCTCCCCGAGCACGCCTTCCGCTACGCGGTGCCGGAACAGCTGTACCGCGACCACGGCGTGCGCCGTTACGGCTTCCACGGCACCAGCCACCGCTTCGTCAGTGCCCGTGCCGCCGAGCTGACCGGCCTGGCGGCGGGCGACAGTGCCTGGCTGGTCGCCCACCTGGGCAATGGCTGCTCGACCTGCGCGGTGCTCGACGGCGAGAGCCGCGACACCAGCATGGGCCTGACGCCCCTCGAAGGCCTGGTAATGGGCACCCGCAGTGGCGACGTGGACCCCAACCTGCACAGCCACCTCGCGCGCACCCTGGGCTGGAGCCTGGAGCAGATCGACCGCATGCTCAACCATGACAGCGGCCTGCTTGGCCTGTCGGGCCTGTCCAACGACATGCGCAGCCTCGAGCAGGCCCGCGAAGAGGGTCATGCCGGCGCCACCCTGGCCATCGAGGTGTTCTGCTACCGCCTGGCCAAATCCCTGGCGGCCATGAGCTGCGCCCTGCCGCGCCTGGACGGGCTGATCTTCACCGGCGGCATCGGCGAGAACTCACCGCTGATCCGCAGCAGGACGGTGGCCCACCTCGGCCTGCTCGGCCTCAAGCTCGACGAGGCGGCCAACGCGCGTTGCCTGCGAGGCGTCAGCGGGCCGATCCACGCGCCAGACCATACCCGGGTGCTGGTGGTGCCGACCAACGAAGAGCGGCAGATCGCCCTCGACACCCTGGCGCTGCTCGACTGA
- a CDS encoding DUF4349 domain-containing protein — protein sequence MLFSKSRFLTTALALLTLVGCSPSGDGRPPAGAALLGETAQQGAFLAYEHSVGIRLPVEQVEPRLAAVREACSSQRFGQCDLLAIEQSQGAYQAASITVRIAPAGVEPLVGFAGEGGELQSRHTRAEDLAQAVSDTEQQRQRLERQRKTLLQYQARSDLSVSDMLALARELADVEVQLAGNAQQSAQQQRRLTTNLLTLSFSTDGEPVGRLARIGAAAGGMLDNATEGATEAIRLLGYGIPFVIILFPLALLVRWLWRKASRVRNGA from the coding sequence ATGCTTTTCTCTAAATCCCGTTTTCTCACCACCGCGCTCGCCCTGCTGACGCTGGTCGGCTGCTCACCTTCCGGTGACGGTCGGCCACCGGCCGGCGCTGCATTGCTTGGCGAAACGGCCCAGCAAGGCGCCTTTCTCGCCTATGAACACAGCGTCGGTATCCGCCTGCCGGTCGAGCAGGTCGAGCCGCGCCTGGCTGCCGTGCGCGAGGCGTGCAGCAGCCAGCGCTTCGGCCAGTGCGACCTGCTGGCCATCGAGCAGAGCCAGGGCGCTTACCAGGCGGCCAGCATTACCGTGCGCATCGCACCGGCGGGCGTCGAGCCTCTGGTCGGCTTTGCCGGTGAAGGCGGCGAGCTGCAAAGTCGGCATACGCGCGCCGAGGACCTCGCCCAGGCGGTCAGCGATACCGAACAGCAACGCCAGCGCCTGGAACGCCAGCGCAAGACGCTGCTGCAGTACCAGGCGCGCAGTGACCTGAGCGTCAGCGACATGCTCGCCCTGGCCCGCGAGCTGGCCGACGTGGAAGTGCAACTGGCCGGTAACGCCCAGCAATCGGCGCAGCAGCAACGGCGATTGACCACCAACCTGTTGACCCTGAGCTTCAGCACCGACGGCGAGCCGGTCGGGCGCCTGGCGCGTATCGGCGCCGCGGCCGGCGGCATGCTCGACAACGCCACCGAGGGCGCCACCGAAGCCATCCGCCTACTTGGCTACGGTATTCCCTTCGTCATCATCCTGTTTCCGCTCGCCTTGCTGGTCCGCTGGCTGTGGCGCAAGGCCAGCCGGGTGCGCAACGGCGCCTGA
- the trxB gene encoding thioredoxin-disulfide reductase, with product MSSSRHARVIILGSGPAGYSAAVYAARANLKPLLITGLQAGGQLTTTTEVDNWPGDAHGLTGPELMQRMQAHAERFETEIVFDHIQAVDLAARPFTLVGDSLSYTCDALIIATGASARYLGLPSETAFMGKGVSACATCDGFFYRNREVAVVGGGNTAVEEALYLANIASRVTLIHRRGAFRAEKILQNKLQARVAEGRIVLALNAEVDAVLGDASGVTGVRIRERDGDTRELAVDGLFVAIGHTPNTALFEGQLALRDGYLQVNGGRDGNATATNIPGVFAAGDVADSVYRQAITSAGAGCMAALDVERFLDGL from the coding sequence ATGTCGAGTAGCCGACACGCCCGCGTGATCATTCTCGGTTCCGGCCCTGCGGGTTACAGTGCGGCGGTCTACGCCGCCCGTGCCAATCTCAAGCCCCTGCTGATCACCGGCCTGCAGGCCGGCGGGCAGCTGACCACCACCACCGAAGTGGACAATTGGCCGGGCGACGCCCACGGCCTGACCGGCCCCGAGCTGATGCAGCGCATGCAGGCTCACGCCGAGCGCTTCGAAACCGAGATCGTCTTCGACCACATCCAGGCCGTGGATCTCGCGGCGCGGCCCTTCACCCTGGTGGGCGACAGCCTTTCCTACACCTGCGATGCGCTGATCATCGCCACCGGCGCCAGTGCCCGTTACCTGGGGCTGCCCAGTGAAACCGCGTTCATGGGCAAGGGCGTCTCGGCCTGCGCCACCTGTGACGGCTTCTTCTACCGCAACCGCGAAGTGGCGGTGGTTGGCGGCGGCAATACCGCCGTGGAGGAGGCGCTGTACCTGGCCAACATCGCCAGCCGCGTGACCCTGATCCATCGCCGTGGCGCCTTTCGTGCCGAGAAGATCCTGCAGAACAAGCTGCAGGCGCGGGTCGCCGAAGGGCGCATCGTGCTGGCCCTGAATGCCGAGGTGGACGCAGTACTTGGCGATGCCTCGGGCGTTACCGGCGTGCGCATCCGTGAACGTGACGGCGATACCCGCGAGCTGGCAGTGGACGGCCTGTTCGTGGCCATCGGGCATACGCCCAATACGGCGCTCTTCGAGGGCCAGCTGGCGCTCAGGGACGGCTACCTGCAGGTCAACGGCGGGCGCGACGGCAATGCCACCGCCACCAACATCCCCGGCGTATTCGCCGCGGGCGATGTGGCCGATAGCGTCTACCGCCAGGCGATCACCTCGGCCGGTGCCGGCTGCATGGCGGCGCTGGATGTGGAGCGCTTTCTCGACGGGCTCTGA
- a CDS encoding FKBP-type peptidyl-prolyl cis-trans isomerase translates to MQIAANKAVSIDYTLTNDAGEVIDSSAGGAPLVYLHGAGNIIVGLEKALVGKQAGDEVKVAVEPEEAYGEYSAELVATLNRSMFEGVDELEVGMQFHASGPDGGMQIVTIRELEGDDVIVDGNHPLAGQRLNFAVKVVNVRDASQEEIAHGHIHGEGGHHH, encoded by the coding sequence ATGCAGATCGCCGCCAACAAGGCCGTTTCCATCGACTATACCCTGACCAACGATGCCGGCGAGGTGATCGATAGTTCCGCTGGCGGCGCGCCGCTGGTTTACCTGCACGGTGCCGGCAACATCATCGTCGGTCTCGAGAAGGCCCTGGTCGGCAAGCAGGCCGGTGACGAGGTCAAGGTTGCCGTCGAGCCGGAAGAAGCCTATGGCGAGTACAGCGCCGAGCTGGTCGCCACCCTGAACCGTTCGATGTTCGAAGGCGTCGACGAGCTGGAAGTCGGCATGCAGTTCCACGCCTCCGGCCCGGACGGCGGCATGCAGATCGTCACCATCCGCGAACTGGAAGGCGACGATGTGATCGTCGACGGCAACCACCCGCTGGCTGGCCAGCGCCTCAATTTCGCGGTCAAAGTCGTCAACGTGCGTGACGCCAGCCAGGAAGAGATTGCCCATGGTCACATCCATGGCGAGGGTGGTCATCACCACTGA
- the pta gene encoding phosphate acetyltransferase — protein MHTFFISPTGFGVGLTSISLGLVGALERAGLKVGFFKPIAQPHQGDAGPERSSELVARTHGLHSPKPLALAHVERRLGDGDLDELLEEIISLYQEAAKDKDVVIVEGMVPTRQASYAARVNFHLAKSLDADVILVSAQEQETLGELCDRVEIQAQQFGGPKDPKVLGVILNKIRSDDGLEAFTARLREQSSLLRHPEFRLLGCIPWLDELNAPRTRDIAELLGARILNAGDYEQRRMLKIVLCARAVANTVQLLKPGTLVVTPGDRDDIILAASLAAMNGMPLAGLLLCSDFAPDPRIMELCRGALQSGLPVMTVSTGSYDTATNLNRLNKEIPVDDKERAEKVADFVASHLDHDWLAARCGSPRELRLSPPAFRYQLVQQAKAANKRIVLPEGAEPRTVQAAAICQARGIARCVLLAKPEEVHSVAQAQGIELPPGLEILDPDLIRERYVEPMVELRKGKGLNAPMASAQLEDTVVLGTMMLALDEVDGLVSGAVHTTANTIRPALQLIKTAPGYNLVSSVFFMLLPDQVLVYGDCAVNPDPNAEQLAEIALQSASSAQAFGIPPRVAMLSYSTGDSGSGEEVEKVREATRLARQANPQLLVDGPLQYDAAAIESVGRQKAPNSPVAGRATVFIFPDLNTGNTTYKAVQRSADCISVGPMLQGLRKPVNDLSRGALVDDIVFTIALTAIQAANMRQ, from the coding sequence ATGCACACCTTTTTCATCTCGCCGACCGGTTTCGGCGTCGGCCTCACCTCCATCAGCCTGGGCCTGGTCGGTGCGCTGGAGCGCGCCGGGCTCAAGGTGGGCTTCTTCAAGCCCATCGCCCAGCCGCATCAGGGTGACGCCGGCCCCGAGCGTTCCAGCGAACTGGTGGCCCGCACCCACGGCCTGCATTCGCCCAAGCCCCTGGCCCTCGCCCACGTCGAGCGGCGCCTCGGTGACGGCGACCTGGACGAGCTGCTCGAGGAGATCATCAGCCTCTACCAGGAAGCCGCCAAGGACAAGGACGTGGTGATCGTCGAAGGCATGGTGCCGACCCGTCAGGCCAGCTACGCCGCGCGGGTCAACTTTCACCTGGCCAAGAGCCTGGATGCCGACGTGATCCTGGTCTCGGCCCAGGAGCAGGAAACCCTCGGCGAGCTGTGCGACCGCGTGGAAATCCAGGCCCAGCAGTTCGGCGGCCCGAAGGACCCCAAGGTACTCGGCGTGATCCTCAACAAGATCCGCAGCGACGATGGCCTGGAGGCCTTCACCGCACGCCTGCGCGAACAGTCCTCGCTGCTGCGCCACCCGGAATTTCGCCTGCTCGGTTGCATCCCGTGGCTCGACGAACTGAACGCGCCGCGTACCCGCGACATCGCCGAACTGCTCGGCGCGCGCATTCTCAATGCCGGCGACTACGAACAGCGGCGCATGCTCAAGATCGTGCTCTGCGCCCGTGCCGTGGCCAACACCGTGCAGTTGCTCAAACCCGGCACCCTGGTGGTCACCCCAGGTGACCGCGACGACATCATCCTCGCCGCCAGCCTGGCGGCCATGAACGGTATGCCGCTGGCCGGCCTGCTGCTGTGCAGCGACTTCGCCCCCGACCCGCGCATCATGGAACTGTGCCGCGGCGCCCTGCAGAGCGGCCTGCCGGTGATGACGGTGAGTACCGGCTCCTACGACACGGCCACCAACCTGAACCGCTTGAACAAGGAAATCCCGGTCGACGACAAGGAACGCGCCGAGAAGGTCGCCGACTTCGTCGCCAGCCACCTGGACCACGACTGGCTGGCCGCCCGCTGCGGCAGTCCGCGTGAGTTGCGCCTGTCGCCGCCGGCGTTCCGTTACCAGCTGGTGCAGCAGGCCAAGGCGGCCAACAAGCGCATTGTCCTGCCCGAGGGCGCCGAGCCACGCACCGTGCAGGCCGCTGCCATCTGCCAGGCCCGTGGCATCGCCCGTTGCGTGCTGCTGGCCAAGCCGGAAGAAGTCCACAGCGTGGCGCAGGCCCAGGGCATCGAGCTGCCGCCAGGGCTGGAGATCCTCGACCCGGACCTGATCCGCGAGCGCTATGTCGAGCCGATGGTCGAGCTGCGCAAGGGCAAGGGCCTCAACGCGCCGATGGCCAGCGCCCAGCTCGAAGACACCGTGGTGCTGGGCACCATGATGCTCGCCCTGGACGAGGTCGACGGCCTGGTTTCCGGTGCCGTGCACACCACTGCCAACACCATCCGCCCGGCACTGCAGCTGATCAAGACCGCGCCCGGTTACAACCTGGTGTCGTCGGTATTCTTCATGCTGCTGCCGGACCAGGTGCTGGTGTATGGCGACTGTGCGGTCAACCCGGACCCCAACGCCGAGCAACTGGCGGAAATCGCCCTGCAGAGCGCCAGCTCCGCCCAGGCCTTCGGCATCCCGCCGCGGGTAGCGATGCTCAGCTATTCCACCGGTGATTCGGGCAGCGGCGAGGAAGTGGAAAAGGTTCGCGAGGCCACGCGCCTGGCGCGCCAAGCCAATCCGCAGTTGCTGGTCGACGGCCCGCTGCAGTACGACGCCGCGGCCATCGAAAGCGTCGGCCGGCAAAAGGCTCCCAACAGCCCGGTGGCCGGTCGCGCCACGGTGTTCATCTTCCCCGACCTGAACACCGGCAACACCACCTACAAGGCGGTGCAGCGCAGCGCCGACTGCATCAGCGTCGGGCCCATGCTGCAGGGCTTGCGCAAGCCGGTGAACGACCTGTCGCGCGGCGCATTGGTCGACGACATCGTCTTCACCATCGCCCTGACCGCCATCCAGGCCGCCAATATGCGCCAGTGA
- the cysZ gene encoding sulfate transporter CysZ, producing MRAPVLSGPQYLGEGLKLVMSPGLRLFVLLPLAINLILFSLMIGFAVQQFGGWVDTFMPSLPSWLSFLQYILWPLFVVLVILMVFFTFTMLANIVAAPFNGFLAEKVEVVVRGQDNFPPFSWGELVAMVPRTLGREGRKLAYFLPRALGLLILSFIPVVNLVAAPLWLLFGVWMMAIQYIDYPADNNKVSWQDMLAWLREKRWQSLGFGGITYAALLVPFVNIVMMPAAVAGATLFWVREGGVSAGTGVVTQTPR from the coding sequence ATGCGCGCTCCCGTGCTGTCCGGCCCGCAGTACCTCGGCGAAGGCCTGAAACTGGTCATGAGCCCCGGCCTGCGGCTGTTCGTACTGCTGCCGCTGGCCATCAACCTGATCCTGTTCAGCCTGATGATCGGCTTCGCCGTACAGCAGTTCGGCGGCTGGGTGGACACCTTCATGCCGTCGCTGCCGAGCTGGCTGAGCTTTTTGCAATACATCCTCTGGCCGCTGTTCGTGGTGCTGGTGATACTCATGGTGTTCTTCACCTTCACCATGCTGGCCAATATCGTCGCCGCCCCCTTCAATGGCTTTCTCGCCGAGAAGGTCGAAGTGGTGGTGCGCGGCCAGGACAACTTCCCGCCGTTCAGCTGGGGCGAACTGGTCGCCATGGTGCCGCGCACCCTGGGTCGCGAAGGCCGCAAGCTGGCCTACTTCCTGCCGCGGGCCCTGGGCCTGCTGATCCTGTCGTTCATCCCGGTGGTCAATCTGGTGGCAGCGCCGCTGTGGCTGCTGTTCGGCGTGTGGATGATGGCCATCCAGTACATCGACTATCCCGCCGACAACAACAAGGTCAGCTGGCAGGACATGCTCGCCTGGCTGCGCGAAAAACGTTGGCAGTCCTTGGGTTTCGGCGGCATCACCTACGCAGCCCTGCTGGTCCCTTTCGTGAACATCGTGATGATGCCTGCCGCCGTGGCGGGCGCGACGCTGTTCTGGGTACGTGAAGGGGGTGTGAGCGCAGGCACCGGGGTTGTCACGCAAACGCCACGTTGA